CAGATTCCATTCTTCCTGGGATTTGGTATCCGGGTTGTTCAGGCCCACAGCTGCTTCCAGGGCCTGGACCCTTTGCTGAAGAAACGCGTCCACAGCCCGCACAGCATCTTTGGCCATGAGTTGCTGTTTGTTGTAAATAACCCTGGTCTCGCTCTGGAAATACAGAAAAAATTTCAACCCCCCGGCCGTTAGAAGAATGACCAGACTAAACAGCACAAATGCTGTGGTCAGTATTTGGGACAGGCTCTTGCCGGAATTCGGTCTTACAGATAAAAAAGTCAATGCCGCTCCCTTGCCTTTTAAGGTGAAGCAAAGTTCTACTGCAAAATACTTTTGGCTTGACGCAAAAGACCTTCAGGTATGTCCAGACCCAGCTCCTGGGCACGCTTATAGTTTATGTAGAGATCCGGCTCAGGGGAAACCACTGGAATGGTTCCGGCAGGTATGCCCTGCAGGATTTTGTCAACCAGGGGCGCAGCCTGCCTGCCGACCTCAACCATGTCATTGGCGTTTCCGAATAAGGCCCCTTGTTCAACTGCATGAAAAAAACTGCCGGCAATGGGCAGGTCATGTCTGGCTGCAAAGTCGCGGATCATTTTCCAGCCTGCATGGGAATGGTTGACGTTGTCCGGCATCAGCAAGATGGCGTCCATGCCGGGATCAGGGAGCTGGTCACGCATCAAAAGTTCTTTTTCCAGATCATCCAGCCCTTGGACCTCTGCTTCGACCAGGGACACTCCCAGGGATCTGGCCAGAGTTCTGAGCTCAGTGAGAACTGGATGGATGGTGGCGTAGTCCCGGACATAGACAATGAAGATTCTTTTGTTTTGAGGAGCAATCTGGTTCAGGATCTCAAGGCGTTTAATGATTTGTTCAGGTCCAGGGTAACGAACTCCTGTAATCCGACCGCCGGGTTCCCGGATGCTCTTGATCAGGCCGGTATCCTCAATGGCTGCATAGGCAAAGACCATGGGAGTTCCAGTCGAGGCGGAAGCTTCCCTGGCCACCAGACTGACTTCGGTGAACAGGGTGAAGATCAGGTCAGCTCCATGGGCAGCCTGTGTTTTGATCCTGACTTCCTGTGTTGGATCTGAGAACGTACTGAAATCGTTCAGGCTGTACAAGATGTTCTGCCCTTCCACATATCCCAGTTCAGCCATCCGTTCCTTGAAACCGGTCACTACCTCATGGGAGCCGGGATCACCTGCCAAAATCTCGATATGGTACTGTTCTGTCCTGCTGTCACAACCGAAAAGGATCAAGCCCAGGAAGATTGTGATGAGCAGCAGGGCTATGAAGATCAGGTAGCTGGTGGAGTTTACTTTCATCTGACCGGCGTTGTTCATGTTGGATGTCAACCAGAATAATATCTGGTCTGAAAGTTTTTATTAAAACCCGGCTCAAACATTTCCTTTCAGCAAGGGCATGCGGTCAGGCAGGTATTGTACAAGCCAGGGGCACAGCTTATTATAGTAGTGCCTAACCCATCAGGATAAAAGGGTCAATTATAATTTCAGGGCAAGGCAATGGGGATAAGCCATGTTTCAGGTCTTTTCAGGCGGACAGCAGTTCACACGGGGACAATGGTTTGAAATGAAACTGGACCAGGATGGTCAGTATTTAGGTTTCTTAGTCTGATCCGCTCTAGCTTGCTGCTGTAAGCCAGGGGCGTTCAGGGTCAGGTGCGGGTCCTGCCAGCATTCTTCTTGTTGACCGGAAGAAGAGAACCCGTGGATTTAGAGCGATTCTATATCTAGCATCATGATCCCGGCCAGAAACCAGGCATGACCTGCAGGTGCCTGGTTTAAACTTCCGGCAAAGGCCCTGGCCAGATTTTCTGCTTCTTCCAGAAGGTGCTCATTGCCTTGGGTCCGGCCAAGAAAGACCAGGTTGTGCAGGGCCATGGAGTTGCCTGAAGGCAAAGCACCATCATAAGCGTCCACGGGTCTGGCAATGATCAGTGGGTCATCTTTTTCGCACAGGAAAAGGGCTTTGCTTGCAGGGTCCTGGAATTTTTCCAGCATGATCTGGTTCAGCCGGACAGCTTGGTCCAGATAAAATGCCTGATCTGTTGCCTGATAAAGATCAATCAGTGCTCGGATCATGAAAGCATAATCATCCAGAAATCCCCTGACCGGGCTTTGGACGCCCCTTAAGCTGTGCAGGAGGTTCCCATCTTTGTCCTGCATTTTTTCCAGGAGATAGCGACCCGTATTTTCCGCCTGATCCAGATATTCTCTGGAGTCAAAAGCTCTGGCTGCACAGCACAGGGCAGAAATCATCAGGGCGTTCCAGTCGCAGAGGATTTTTTCATCCCTGGACGGCCTGACCCTGGTGCTCCTGGCCTGGAAGAGCTTTGATCTTATTGCAGCCATTTGCCTGGTCAGCTGTTCAGGGTCAGTTTCAAGATCCAGGGCAAGCCTGTCCAGGGGCCTGGACAGGTGCAGCACGTTGGCTCCGGTCAGAAGTCCGGTGGCCTCATCCTGGAAATTGCCTTCTGGCTTTGTGTTGAACACCTTTCTGACCAGACTGAACTCTTCAGGCTCAAGCAGGCTTTTGAGCTCTTCCTCGGTCCAGACATAGAATTTACCCTCTTCACCTTCACTGTCTGCATTTTCAGCACTGTAAAACCCTCCCTCAGGCGAAAGCAGGTCCCGGCAGCAGTACTCAATGGTTTCCCGGGCAGTGGTCCTGAAGAGTTCTTTCCTGGTCAGGGAATAACCCCGGGCATAGGCAGTAATGAGCATGGCCTGGTCATAGAGCATTTTTTCAAAGTGGGGAAGAAGCCATTTGGCATCGGTTGAATAGCGGTGAAAGCCAAAGCCGACCTGGTCGAACAGCCCGCCCAGACGCATGGCTTCCAGGGTCTTTGCAGCCATGGGCATGGCCTGGTCATTATTGGACTTTTGGTGAACATCCATCAGGAATAACAGATTATGGGGCGAAGGAAATTTGGGTCTGGAGCCGAAGCCGGCGTGTTGGTCATCGAAATTGCGGATAAAGTGATCCAGGGCCATTTGAGGCAGGTTTTTCCGGGGCAGTTGTCCAGGGTGCAGGGTGAACTGCATGGACAGGGCAGAGGTGATGTTTTGACCGGTTTCCAGGACTTTCTCCCTGTGGTCCTGCCAGGCAGTCCATATCTTTGGGACCAGATCCAGCATCCCGGTCCTGTGCAGGTCGGAGTCTCTGGGAATGACCGTAGTGATGAGAAAAGGCCTGCCCTGGGGAGTCATGAACACGGATAAGGGCCAGCCTCCTGGCCGTCCGGACAGATGGCAGGCGGTCATGTACAGCTGGTCCACGTCCGGTCTTTCCTCCCGGTCCACCTTGATGCAGATCAGATGCTGGTTCATTATCCGGGCCACTTCCGGATCTGCAAAACACTCCCTGGCCATGACATGGCACCAGTGGCAGGTGGAATAGCCGATGGACAGGAAGATGGGTTTGTCCTCGCTGCGGGCCAGGTCAAAGGCCTCTTTTCCCCAGGGAAGCCAGTTTACCGGGTTGGCTGCATGCTGGAGGAGATACGGGCTGGTTTCATCTTTGAGCTGGTTGTATTTTAGACCGGATGTGTTGTGGGACATTCTCTTTCTCCAAAAATTTGGTCTGGTTGGCTGTCTGAAAAGGATATACCTCTGATCTCAAGGCCTTGGAGTTATAAGTAAGGATTGGATGGAACCTGGCAAGCATTAATATGTCTGGCTTGATCAAGGGTGTTGATTGCCGGATGGATAGCAGGTAGAGGGAGTATCCCTGTTGGATAACTAATTGGCGGTAAAAAATGTCTTCAGCTCCCTATGTCACCTGTCAGGAAATCAGCAAGTCCTATTCAGCAAAACCGCTTTTTTCCGGACTTGAGATCAGTTTTCTGGAACAGGAGCGTACCGGACTCATCGGTCCCAACGGATCTGGAAAATCGACCCTGCTCAAGATCCTGGCCGGACATGAGTCCCCAGATTCAGGCAGCATCATCCTCAGGCGGGATATCCGTCTGGCCTATCTTCCTCAGACCGAAGATTTTTCCGGCTTTGCAAGTATTGAGCAGGCCCTGATGGACGCAGTTCCAATCAGGGATGCCCAGGCTTATGTCCAGGTCCAGAAGACAGCCGGCCGAATGGGTTTTTATAATCTGGATGAACAGGTGACCACCTTGTCCGGAGGCAGACTCAAGAGGCTGGCCATGGCCAGGGTCCTGGTTCAGAAGCCTGACCTTGTCCTGCTGGACGAACCCACCAATCACCTGGATCTGGAGGGTATTCTTGTTCTGGAAAAGATCCTGTCCGGTTCGGACTTTGCCTTTATCGTGGTCAGCCATGACCGGGCTTTTCTGGAGAACATCACCACCAGAATCGT
This genomic window from Desulfonatronovibrio hydrogenovorans DSM 9292 contains:
- a CDS encoding ABC transporter substrate-binding protein, whose amino-acid sequence is MNNAGQMKVNSTSYLIFIALLLITIFLGLILFGCDSRTEQYHIEILAGDPGSHEVVTGFKERMAELGYVEGQNILYSLNDFSTFSDPTQEVRIKTQAAHGADLIFTLFTEVSLVAREASASTGTPMVFAYAAIEDTGLIKSIREPGGRITGVRYPGPEQIIKRLEILNQIAPQNKRIFIVYVRDYATIHPVLTELRTLARSLGVSLVEAEVQGLDDLEKELLMRDQLPDPGMDAILLMPDNVNHSHAGWKMIRDFAARHDLPIAGSFFHAVEQGALFGNANDMVEVGRQAAPLVDKILQGIPAGTIPVVSPEPDLYINYKRAQELGLDIPEGLLRQAKSILQ
- a CDS encoding thioredoxin domain-containing protein; the encoded protein is MSHNTSGLKYNQLKDETSPYLLQHAANPVNWLPWGKEAFDLARSEDKPIFLSIGYSTCHWCHVMARECFADPEVARIMNQHLICIKVDREERPDVDQLYMTACHLSGRPGGWPLSVFMTPQGRPFLITTVIPRDSDLHRTGMLDLVPKIWTAWQDHREKVLETGQNITSALSMQFTLHPGQLPRKNLPQMALDHFIRNFDDQHAGFGSRPKFPSPHNLLFLMDVHQKSNNDQAMPMAAKTLEAMRLGGLFDQVGFGFHRYSTDAKWLLPHFEKMLYDQAMLITAYARGYSLTRKELFRTTARETIEYCCRDLLSPEGGFYSAENADSEGEEGKFYVWTEEELKSLLEPEEFSLVRKVFNTKPEGNFQDEATGLLTGANVLHLSRPLDRLALDLETDPEQLTRQMAAIRSKLFQARSTRVRPSRDEKILCDWNALMISALCCAARAFDSREYLDQAENTGRYLLEKMQDKDGNLLHSLRGVQSPVRGFLDDYAFMIRALIDLYQATDQAFYLDQAVRLNQIMLEKFQDPASKALFLCEKDDPLIIARPVDAYDGALPSGNSMALHNLVFLGRTQGNEHLLEEAENLARAFAGSLNQAPAGHAWFLAGIMMLDIESL